TCCAAGAAACATCACAccaagtttttcttttaaactaaaaatattaaaattgaaattaatatatttgtccaaaaattttttattgtttagcACATAAATTGGATTTATCTACAAGAGTTGGATGCCAGACACCGCACCAGTCGATGTCAAGACCACGTTGGCAGGATTGCGGTCATACGGCATTGTCTCGTGGCATCAATTTCCAGTGGAAACCAACAAGCAGTAGGGCAGATAACCAACCTCCCCCACCACCTCTCCCTCCCCCTGCCGGAAGTTGCAACAtcagaaacaaaacaaaaaaattatttctttttcctctctccTCCTCTCCTCCCCTTTCCCCTCCCCCACCGCCTCTCTCTCCCTTGTATAGGTTAAAGTAGGAATAGAATAGATGTTGCCatttgatttttaaaaaaaaaaaaaaaaaaccagtagGGCATATACTTTAACACAAAACAACCAGTAAAGCATATATTTTACCTTCTTCACAGGgattttctgaaaatttcaccGGCGAGTGCACGTGCATCCATTTGATTCGACGGTAGTTCAGTTCTCTTCCTCGTAACATAAGACAGAAGTAGGTGcagaataaaaattattatatatGCAGACTTCAGCACATATGCCTAAGTTTGAGATTGTGAGGCTTGAGGAAGCTGTAAGTGGCAAAGCTCTGTAATTCTAGATTTGTTTCCAAAACCTGTGCCCTTCATTCTTTTAATGAATCATGTAAAATGCTGCAGCCTCGAGTAGTTGAGCGCCACATTTTGGATCTGAGAAAGAAATATGGAAACGTTCTAGCAGTAGATCTTGTTAATAAGGTACACTTTTGCTTTTATCATCCCAATTCAGATTTATTTCTATGGAATTAGTTGGGACATTTCTGCTGGAAGTTACCTTGAAATGTTTTATAGGGATGCCAGCACCTGTAATTACTTGTACAATTTTGAGATATCATATGTCAAATTATAGCTTTCGATAAGCTGAAAGAATGAGAATCAACTGGACATGTTGATAAATGTAGTAATGCTTTTGACTGGTGTCAGAGTACGTGTTTACTCGTTCATAACATCGATATAATTTTGATCTGATGATGGCATGAGTTAATTCAAATCAGGTGGTTGAACATAGATTTTGGTCGTAAGTTTTCTGGAAAGAAGAGATAGATTTACTGGTTCAATTTAGGAAAAATACATTATGACTCTGATGATTGTTTGCAATAAAGCAAAAGAATTGATGCAAAGTTTGTGTGACTTGTCTAAGTAATTTGATAGCATAATATAGATGAAGTTTTAAGCTGGTGGAGCATTCTGAACCATACTTCTGCCTCCTTTGtcttcccccctttttttttgggaatgaTAAGCTTCTTGACGTATGTGCATGCATGGGAATATACATGCAATAATGTCTGAATTCTTTGTTCTTAGCGTTTCTAATATCTTTACCAGCATGGAGGTGAGGGTCGCTTGTGTGAAAAGTTTGCCAATGCAATGCAGCATGTTGTCAGTGATGATGTGAGGTATAATCATTTCCACATAAGGCTATTTGTCAATTGAATGTTAAGTGAActataatttttgttttaatatctTCTGAGTGTTGCAGATACCTGCACTTCGATTTTCACCAAATATGCGGGCATGTTCACTTCGAGCGCCTCTCTATCCTATATgatcaaattgaaaatttccTCATAAAGAATCGGTATGGATTAAAAGTTCATCTGATGTGAGGTACTGATTTGATCATCATTCATATCACGTACTAATATTGCTTCTTAACATAATTTTGTTCATAGAGTTTATCGTTTCTTCTTGTTGGCCTTTCCTATTGAATGGCAAAATATTAGGACTATAATATAGCATTTGTGAGTTAAAATGTGGAAGGAAATATCTATTGAAAATTATGTAAAATCTGGAGTGGCCCAATTTGCTTTAATTGGTGGGGTTGACAATTTCAGACATTGAGGATCATTTTGGGGGTGTCACTTAATATTGCTACTTTTCAATCCATTGTCCATCATCCAGTGTTTGTAGTGCCTTATCCAAATTGCTCTGTAAATCGAGTACTTTTTGTCCGGTTATATCAATTGGGTAAACTAaatcaattttcaatttgttgAATCTTTGAAAGGATGGCATCCTCTCAAGTTACAGGTGCCGCTAAGGTCCTCCTACTTCTTCAGGTGGATTCCGAGAAAGATGAGCTGacaatttttacttttttttttcttttaaataccAAGATGCGACCGTCGAGaaagacaagaaaaagaaatctcaGAAAGAAGGATGCAACCTTCAACTACCAACCCTGCAGTTTTGAGGGATTAGGTTGTAGTAGTCATTCGTTATTATTGCTGCAAGTATCTGGGGTGGATAATTGAAATGACAAGAATCAATAATTTCCAGATCGAATTCGGAGTAGCATTCTTGTCCCATCATTACCTGTGAATTTGTATGAACTCCGGACGAAAAGCAGAAGATGCAGCTTAGGTTGCTTGAAGCTTTTCAAAATTGCTTCTTTCTCTTCTCAAAAAGTGGATGAGCTCTCTGGAAATTCAGTATAGCCCAGACAAGGTGCTCCAAACCAACCTCGGGCCAAAGAGCCTTTGGTGAATACAACAGGCCATTCCATGTCTGCCAGAGAAGGAAATTGCTAAGCCGAGTTTCCCCTGAAGATCTTACCAGAATATCCACATCAGGTGCCACTCCCATGTACATGTTCCTCTCAATATCTGATAGCTTTATATTTGGTTGAACCTCCTTCATTTCTTTGACAAAACCCTTCTGCTCTTCTTCACTCTTCTCCTCCAGCTTTCCATTGCTCAACTCCTGTTTTTCTTCACTTGCATTCTCCAGCTTTTCCCCGTTGGGGAAATCCCCCTGCTTTTCTTTGCCCAATTCCTCGTGCTTTTCTTCTTCGCTCGGTTCCTTGCTCTTTTCTTCACTTTTATCCTCCCGCTTTTCGCCATTTGCCTCCCCTTGCTCCCTTTCTTCAGGTTTCTCCTCCTCCTTTCCATTCATTATCTCGCTTATCTTCCCAAATGGAGCTCCACTTAGCTTTTCTCTCGCTATCTCGTTTATCTTCCCAAATGGAGTTCCACTTAGCTTTTCTTTCGCTATCTCGTTTATCTTCCCAAATGGAGCTCCACTTGGTTTTAGTGCTTGCAATTCATTGCCCAGCTGTTCAGAAGATTCTTGAGCAGCATGCACCATCTCATGCAATTCCTCGCTTATCTTCCCAAACGGAGCTCCACTTGGTTTTAGTGCTTGCAATTCATCGCACAGCTGTTCACAAGATTCTTCAGCAGCATGCACTATCTCATCAGTCGAAGTATAAGGAACGCAGATGAGGAGAATGCTCCTGCTGTTCTTCGCTGTGGCTTTCATTGCCTGTTCAGCTGCATGCCTGACATTATCATCCAGAAGTTTCAAGTCCCctataaagtacaccctcaccccaTATTCTTCCACTATAGTCTTTTCCTTGAGCATCCCTTCAATCTTCTCCAGCATTAAATCCATCACATACTTGACCTCATGAGgctttcttttgaaattatcaatGCTGAATGCATAAATGGAGATGTACTTGATCTGCAACTCATAGCAGTACTTGATCAAGGACATGAGGGAGAGAAATCCAGCTCTATGTCCCATTCCTTCTCCCAACTTCCATTTCCTAGCATACCTTCTGTTTCCATCCAAAATGAAGGCAACATGGTTGGGGATTGGACCAGCAGACAGAACATCAAACAGAAATCTTCTCATGTGGCTAATTGAGCTGCCACATAACCTCCCAACAAGGCTGTGCTTTTGAGGCTCCATTTCCTGCCTAAAGCTAAGCCACAAGATAGCTGCAAGGTGAAGTGGAAGTTAAGCACATTTGCACCGAcagggcagaaatggaaaaaggCAACGCAGACATAAAAACATTGCTTTTCAAATTCATCACTGATTGATCACAGAACTTGCATGCAAATAAACTGAAAAGTCCAGATGAGAATACATCACAAGATAAGACTACTAACTCTAGAAATACACACACCTTGCAAGAACACTGTTGGACTCGTTGTAAAGCGGCAGAAACTAAAGGTCCGATTCTGAACTGGAATATTCTTGagatacaaaaataaatgaaagccTCAAAGGAAGTGAACAGAACACTCCCTTCCagttaaaagaaaattgttATGCAAATTCTTGCATCTACAGCCCACTTCATATTAAGATTAGATTTGTGTGTATCAAATTATTAGACTCTGTTTACCTTCCAAAGAGAGATAAAATCATTAAACTAGCACTAAAGCACGAATTTAGAATCGTAGGTAGAACTGCAGAAGTGAGAGCAGCCTAGACATTAACCTGTATGCAGAATCCCCGGTAAAAGAAGTCGTATACCAGTTCAGAGCTTGCACCAACATATAATCAAATACACTGGCAACTACAGTGACGGGACTTCCAACAACCAGATCTACGCTGATTTGTTACCATCTTTTGGTTTCAgaactaaaaataattttcatgtTGCCATCAATCACTGTTCTTGGTTAAGTGCCTTACTTTCAAAAGCCAACAGCTGTTCTTAATTTGTTCGGTTTGTATTCCACTTCATTGGCACCTATGACATAAGAACGACAAAAAAATGGAATAAAACTAAACCAACTCTTAGTTAGTTCAAAAGctcttgttttctttcattCACATCCAAGCCAGGACACGGAAAACACATGCAGATCAAAGTCAAGCCCAGGAAACAGAAGAACGACAAAGTCAACAATTGAAACTTCATCACATTCACCGAAAGAGCTCGAAAACAACGAAGAGTACATCCGAGTTCCCTTGATGAAATGGAAGTATCAAAAACCCTTTATACTCCAGCAAAAATATGACCAAGAATATTACCAATTACTTCAAAATGGCATAAAGTATAATAAAAGAAACCAGATGAAA
This sequence is a window from Coffea eugenioides isolate CCC68of chromosome 7, Ceug_1.0, whole genome shotgun sequence. Protein-coding genes within it:
- the LOC113777488 gene encoding phosphoinositide phosphatase SAC7-like; translation: MQTSAHMPKFEIVRLEEAPRVVERHILDLRKKYGNVLAVDLVNKHGGEGRLCEKFANAMQHVVSDDVRYLHFDFHQICGHVHFERLSILYDQIENFLIKNRMASSQVTGAAKVLLLLQVDSEKDELTIFTFFFLLNTKMRPSRKTRKRNLRKKDATFNYQPCSFEGLGCSSHSLLLLQVSGVDN
- the LOC113777486 gene encoding dehydrodolichyl diphosphate synthase 6-like isoform X1; protein product: MEPQKHSLVGRLCGSSISHMRRFLFDVLSAGPIPNHVAFILDGNRRYARKWKLGEGMGHRAGFLSLMSLIKYCYELQIKYISIYAFSIDNFKRKPHEVKYVMDLMLEKIEGMLKEKTIVEEYGVRVYFIGDLKLLDDNVRHAAEQAMKATAKNSRSILLICVPYTSTDEIVHAAEESCEQLCDELQALKPSGAPFGKISEELHEMVHAAQESSEQLGNELQALKPSGAPFGKINEIAKEKLSGTPFGKINEIAREKLSGAPFGKISEIMNGKEEEKPEEREQGEANGEKREDKSEEKSKEPSEEEKHEELGKEKQGDFPNGEKLENASEEKQELSNGKLEEKSEEEQKGFVKEMKEVQPNIKLSDIERNMYMGVAPDVDILVRSSGETRLSNFLLWQTWNGLLYSPKALWPEVGLEHLVWAILNFQRAHPLFEKRKKQF
- the LOC113777486 gene encoding dehydrodolichyl diphosphate synthase 6-like isoform X2 — translated: MEPQKHSLVGRLCGSSISHMRRFLFDVLSAGPIPNHVAFILDGNRRYARKWKLGEGMGHRAGFLSLMSLIKYCYELQIKYISIYAFSIDNFKRKPHEVKYVMDLMLEKIEGMLKEKTIVEEYGVRVYFIGDLKLLDDNVRHAAEQAMKATAKNSRSILLICVPYTSTDEIVHAAEESCEQLCDELQALKPSGAPFGKISEELHEMVHAAQESSEQLGNELQALKPSGAPFGKINEIAKEKLSGTPFGKINEIMNGKEEEKPEEREQGEANGEKREDKSEEKSKEPSEEEKHEELGKEKQGDFPNGEKLENASEEKQELSNGKLEEKSEEEQKGFVKEMKEVQPNIKLSDIERNMYMGVAPDVDILVRSSGETRLSNFLLWQTWNGLLYSPKALWPEVGLEHLVWAILNFQRAHPLFEKRKKQF